In one window of Pseudochaenichthys georgianus chromosome 5, fPseGeo1.2, whole genome shotgun sequence DNA:
- the gpx1a gene encoding glutathione peroxidase 1a: MAGNVKRFYDLTAKMLSGKSFSFSALKDKVVLIENVASLUGTTTRDYTQMNELNRRYSEKGLVILGVPCNQFGHQENCKNDEILRSLKYIRPGNGFEPNFQLLEKVDVNGKDAHPLFVYLKERLPFPCDDAMALMTDPKFIIWSPVSRNDVSWNFEKFLVDTDGEPHKRYGRNVLTIDIETDIKKLLN; encoded by the exons ATGGCAGGCAATGTAAAAAGGTTTTACGACCTGACAGCTAAAATGCTGTCTGGAAAAAGCTTTAGTTTTTCTGCCCTGAAGGACAAAGTTGTTCTTATTGAGAATGTGGCGTCTCTTTGAGGAACAACAACCAGGGACTACACTCAGATGAACGAGCTCAACAGGCGGTACTCTGAAAAGGGACTTGTTATTCTGGGTGTGCCCTGTAATCAGTTTGGACATCAG GAGAACTGCAAGAATGATGAAATTCTAAGGTCTCTGAAGTATATCCGTCCAGGCAATGGATTTGAACCTAATTTCCAACTCCTTGAAAAGGTGGATGTGAATGGAAAGGATGCCCATCCCTTGTTTGTATATCTGAAGGAAAGGCTTCCATTTCCCTGTGATGATGCCATGGCCCTTATGACCGACCCAAAGTTCATAATTTGGAGTCCTGTTAGTAGGAATGACGTCTCCTGGAACTTTGAGAAGTTCCTGGTTGACACTGATGGAGAGCCTCACAAGCGATACGGCAGAAATGTCCTTACCATTGACATTGAGACAGATATTAAAAAGCTActtaattaa